A single region of the Streptomyces sp. NBC_00236 genome encodes:
- a CDS encoding transposase, with the protein MTAVITATQPAWITPFTGLSPRSFNKLVTMLRHDGAAAVRRGRPWSLPLEDRVLLVTAYWRTNLTMRQLALLFGISKSAADRIITHLGPLLALQPRKRFRKDTVLIVDGTLVPTRDHTVAEQSKNYRYSTNHQVVIDADSRLVVVVGRPLPGNRNDCKAWEESGAKAAVGNTMTIADGGCPGTDLVMPHRRRKGEELPDWKLLRNKSHKQVRARVEHTFARMKSWKILRDCRLKGNGVHHAMLGIARLHNLILAV; encoded by the coding sequence GTGACTGCTGTGATCACGGCTACGCAGCCGGCGTGGATAACTCCGTTCACCGGGCTGAGCCCGCGCTCTTTCAACAAGTTGGTGACGATGCTGCGGCACGACGGGGCGGCCGCGGTTCGCAGGGGCCGACCGTGGAGCCTGCCGCTGGAGGACCGGGTACTGCTGGTCACGGCGTACTGGCGGACGAACTTGACGATGCGCCAGCTCGCCCTGCTGTTCGGCATCTCGAAGTCCGCGGCTGACCGCATCATCACCCACCTCGGGCCCCTGCTCGCGCTCCAGCCCCGGAAGCGGTTCCGCAAGGACACCGTGCTCATCGTGGACGGCACGCTGGTGCCCACTCGCGACCACACGGTGGCCGAGCAGTCCAAGAATTACCGGTACTCCACCAACCACCAAGTCGTCATCGATGCCGACAGCCGCCTGGTCGTCGTGGTCGGCCGGCCACTTCCGGGTAACCGGAACGACTGCAAGGCGTGGGAGGAATCCGGGGCCAAGGCCGCCGTCGGCAACACGATGACGATCGCCGACGGTGGTTGCCCCGGCACCGACCTGGTCATGCCTCACCGGCGCCGCAAGGGCGAGGAACTGCCCGACTGGAAACTGCTACGCAACAAGTCCCACAAGCAGGTACGCGCCCGCGTTGAACACACCTTCGCCCGAATGAAGAGCTGGAAGATCCTTCGTGACTGCCGCCTCAAGGGCAACGGAGTCCACCACGCCATGCTCGGGATCGCCCGCCTGCACAACCTCATCCTCGCCGTATAG